From Asticcacaulis sp. EMRT-3, one genomic window encodes:
- the rhaM gene encoding L-rhamnose mutarotase has translation METIAFTMQLKPGFEAEYQRRHDEIWPELGGLLQASGVSDYSIFLDEKTLVLFGVLKRTPGHTMDSLPDHPIMKKWWAYMADIMDTNPDNSPVQTQLKPVFHMD, from the coding sequence ATGGAAACAATCGCTTTCACCATGCAGTTAAAGCCCGGTTTTGAGGCCGAGTATCAGCGCCGTCATGATGAGATCTGGCCGGAACTGGGCGGGCTGTTGCAGGCCAGCGGCGTGTCGGACTACTCGATCTTTCTCGACGAAAAAACGCTTGTGCTGTTTGGCGTATTAAAGCGCACGCCCGGTCACACGATGGACAGCCTGCCCGATCACCCGATCATGAAAAAGTGGTGGGCCTATATGGCCGACATTATGGACACCAACCCCGACAATTCGCCGGTGCAGACCCAGCTTAAGCCGGTGTTTCATATGGATTAG
- a CDS encoding rhamnogalacturonan acetylesterase, giving the protein MTVLPATAQNATQTFVFQGAQATIRPAAPWDEAKGYGFTSLPGGNEQAFSLRAAPGDYRVTVTLGDKTASRTTIWAEDRRLMAAPVDLKAGETKQVSFIVNVRDTALVQQETDPAPPKVRLRGDDATGRTWDGRLTISVSGPSPALDALSVTPVQARRVLLAGDSTVTDQASGDYASWGQMLPRMLGPDLSVANHARSGETMKSFLTSLRWDKLLSEVRPDDVVLIQFAHNDEKKQWPRTYAAPDEAYPAYLAAFVADVRQHGGLPVLVTPVARRTFKGQVVEDSHAGYDEAVRDVAKRLNVPLVDLTAQTTQFYEALGPELAPLAFADNHHEKTHHDAYGAYMIACFVAHDLAAMPDLHIQPAPDLPACDPGHPGDPHQFVITPADWPIMRKHVDQAAEPTPLK; this is encoded by the coding sequence ATGACTGTCCTGCCTGCCACGGCTCAGAACGCGACTCAAACCTTCGTTTTTCAGGGCGCTCAGGCCACCATCCGGCCCGCTGCGCCGTGGGATGAGGCGAAGGGCTACGGCTTTACCTCCCTGCCCGGCGGCAATGAGCAGGCCTTTTCGCTGCGCGCCGCCCCGGGCGATTATCGCGTCACCGTGACGCTGGGCGACAAGACCGCCAGTCGCACCACGATCTGGGCCGAGGATCGCCGTCTGATGGCTGCGCCGGTCGATCTGAAGGCTGGTGAGACGAAACAGGTCAGCTTTATCGTCAATGTGCGTGACACCGCGCTCGTCCAGCAGGAAACCGATCCGGCCCCGCCAAAGGTGCGGTTGCGCGGTGACGACGCCACGGGCCGGACATGGGATGGCCGCCTGACCATCAGCGTCAGCGGCCCGTCACCGGCGCTCGATGCGCTGTCGGTTACGCCGGTTCAGGCGCGCCGCGTCCTGCTGGCCGGAGATTCCACGGTCACCGATCAGGCCAGCGGCGATTACGCCAGTTGGGGCCAGATGCTGCCGCGTATGCTGGGCCCCGATCTGTCGGTGGCCAATCATGCCCGTTCCGGCGAAACCATGAAGTCGTTCCTGACCTCGCTGCGCTGGGACAAGCTGCTGAGTGAGGTGCGCCCCGATGATGTGGTGCTGATCCAGTTCGCCCATAATGATGAGAAAAAACAATGGCCGCGCACCTATGCTGCACCGGATGAAGCCTATCCGGCCTATCTGGCGGCGTTCGTGGCCGATGTGCGTCAGCATGGCGGTCTGCCGGTGCTGGTGACGCCGGTGGCGCGCCGCACCTTCAAGGGCCAGGTGGTTGAGGACAGCCATGCCGGTTATGATGAGGCGGTGCGTGATGTGGCCAAACGGCTTAATGTGCCGCTGGTTGATCTGACGGCGCAGACGACGCAATTCTATGAGGCCTTGGGCCCTGAGCTTGCGCCTCTGGCCTTTGCTGATAACCACCACGAAAAGACGCACCACGATGCGTACGGCGCCTATATGATCGCCTGTTTCGTGGCCCATGATCTGGCCGCCATGCCTGACCTGCACATCCAGCCTGCGCCCGACCTGCCTGCCTGCGATCCAGGCCATCCCGGCGATCCACATCAGTTTGTTATCACCCCCGCCGACTGGCCGATCATGCGCAAGCATGTCGATCAGGCCGCCGAACCCACGCCTTTAAAGTAA
- a CDS encoding beta-galactosidase — translation MAIKGGQKSARISLMALGAMLGTACALPASAQTAPQTAPQTGDAFMDTMGLTSQKAAATTHTDSAPVVSLRGDTTWLMSAFNATSENELSLFSSYDGKTFTSLASEAYRPDSGLLRDPSILRAKNGDYYVVYTTGWNGQSFGIAKSHDLRHWQHVTDVKLDLPGLTNTWAPEWFQDTDGSVSVVVSLSTGGTKGPFAAYVLKANADLSGFSAPVAMQGLGNNHIDTFPIKIGERYIVITKNETTKTLERAWATSLTGPWTIDRTGDWAGWGDWIEGPALVPIKSATGQDGWRIYFDDYRDKTYWYSDSFDGLDTWTKKQELGGVSGAVRHFTVIRQPTATVEAALKPANPPAVETWDKHSLMIDGKRVMIWSGEFQPFRLPSPSMWRDVLQKMKATGYNAVTLYIDWGYHTSEPGQYDFSGVRNVERAIQMAEDEGLYVIIRPGPYVNAELTMGGFPGWLVRQKAMARTDDPEYLKAVDEWQTQIDAIIARHQITTGGGRIIAYQIENELADTSPNRKLYMQHLADKVHADGITVPLFHNSASRLPNWTPPKSTAPWAVSGPTDLYAFDGYPGGGCNGTRDIGKPNTVPNWGMYGDTKPGKDGIVKAGALSSPNTPGFAAEIGGGWFDYWGSQGTYDCTSKRVGSAYVRTDFGSSLINGLTIHSVYMAYGGTSWGWLPASVVYSSYDYGAGIDEARNIRPKQLTFKQLGQFVEAATPLLTDLDKGPVLITDNPRVKLYHDIGANGEGDLIFAIHDPSNATTDDRFSFNLTTRDGTFPIQTQLKGQDGKLLLADYPLARQHLVYTTSDTQTFFAQGPRDIALLYGRAGEAGEMMLHYNKKPKLDILQGYIKSSYDTTSGNLKLDYVHQGLNIARIEMLGQPPLILLLADDATAQAFWRQDTPQGPVLERTVEKGSGALIREASLKGATLTLTGDTAEDTTLDIWAPAGVTAVTFNGQPVAASLHADGSLKTAAISGPAPVTLPDLMTSGWQRRMGSPEADPAFDDSAWRKTDASWSSATEATQPPAGQPVLDMSQYGFHHGDVWYRGHFTVSAKSTIDQANFFYGGGGAGMMQVWVDGRFIGQNEIPTGKARPDTTAHAHFQLPQLSPGDHEISVMVRNQSHNWDLGANDEHKEARGLISASLSRTGGPDFAVPIAWKIQGNKGGEHIADLVRGPMNNGGLYGERMGWYLPFQASGKTSDNGWTPAGVTDAPPAPGTYWLRAQVPLDLPKDQDVQLGLQIGDPDVPQSSHANRALIFVNGWQIGHFAANIGPQHVFVIPMGLLKPDGDNTITLAVTSDGQPQNALDPVKLVILRHVRGGVPLETVPSPSSTQR, via the coding sequence GTGGCCATCAAGGGCGGACAAAAGAGCGCGCGCATCAGCCTGATGGCCCTTGGCGCCATGCTGGGGACGGCCTGCGCCCTGCCCGCCTCGGCCCAGACCGCGCCCCAAACGGCACCCCAGACCGGTGATGCCTTTATGGACACGATGGGCCTGACCAGCCAGAAGGCCGCCGCCACAACCCACACCGACAGCGCGCCCGTGGTCAGTTTGCGCGGCGACACCACCTGGCTGATGTCAGCCTTCAACGCCACGTCGGAAAACGAACTGAGCCTGTTCAGCTCCTATGATGGCAAGACCTTCACCTCGCTGGCTTCGGAAGCCTACAGGCCCGACAGCGGCCTGCTGCGCGATCCGTCGATCCTGCGCGCCAAGAATGGTGATTACTATGTCGTCTATACCACCGGCTGGAATGGCCAGAGCTTTGGCATCGCCAAAAGCCACGACCTGCGCCACTGGCAGCACGTCACAGATGTAAAGCTTGATCTGCCGGGCCTCACCAACACCTGGGCCCCCGAATGGTTTCAGGATACCGACGGCAGCGTGTCCGTGGTGGTGTCTCTGTCCACCGGCGGCACCAAAGGCCCGTTTGCCGCCTATGTGCTGAAGGCCAATGCCGATCTGAGCGGCTTTTCCGCTCCCGTCGCCATGCAGGGACTGGGGAATAACCATATCGACACCTTCCCGATCAAGATCGGCGAGCGCTATATCGTCATCACCAAGAATGAGACGACCAAGACGCTGGAACGCGCCTGGGCCACCAGCCTGACCGGGCCGTGGACCATCGACCGCACCGGCGACTGGGCGGGCTGGGGCGACTGGATCGAAGGCCCGGCCCTCGTGCCTATCAAAAGCGCCACGGGTCAGGACGGCTGGCGCATCTATTTCGATGATTACCGCGATAAGACCTACTGGTATTCCGACAGTTTTGATGGCCTCGACACCTGGACGAAGAAGCAGGAACTGGGCGGGGTTTCGGGCGCAGTGCGTCATTTCACCGTCATCCGCCAGCCGACCGCCACGGTCGAGGCCGCGTTAAAGCCCGCCAATCCGCCCGCCGTCGAGACGTGGGACAAGCACTCCCTGATGATCGACGGCAAGCGGGTGATGATCTGGTCGGGCGAGTTCCAGCCCTTCCGCCTGCCCTCGCCGTCGATGTGGCGCGATGTGCTGCAAAAGATGAAGGCCACCGGCTATAATGCCGTCACCCTCTATATCGACTGGGGCTATCACACCTCCGAACCGGGCCAGTATGATTTCTCCGGCGTGCGCAATGTCGAACGCGCCATCCAGATGGCCGAGGATGAGGGGCTTTATGTCATCATCCGCCCCGGCCCCTACGTCAATGCCGAGCTGACAATGGGCGGCTTCCCCGGCTGGCTGGTACGGCAAAAGGCGATGGCGCGCACCGATGATCCTGAATATCTGAAGGCGGTTGACGAGTGGCAGACCCAGATCGACGCCATTATCGCCCGCCATCAGATCACGACGGGCGGCGGCAGGATCATCGCCTATCAGATCGAAAACGAGCTGGCCGACACCTCGCCCAACCGCAAGCTCTATATGCAGCATCTGGCCGACAAGGTTCATGCCGACGGCATTACCGTGCCCCTGTTCCACAATTCCGCCAGCCGCCTGCCCAACTGGACGCCGCCCAAATCGACCGCGCCGTGGGCCGTTTCGGGGCCGACCGATCTCTATGCTTTCGATGGTTATCCGGGCGGCGGCTGCAACGGCACGCGCGACATAGGCAAGCCGAACACCGTGCCCAACTGGGGCATGTATGGCGACACCAAACCGGGCAAGGATGGCATTGTCAAGGCGGGTGCCCTGTCCTCGCCCAACACGCCGGGCTTCGCCGCCGAAATCGGTGGCGGCTGGTTCGATTACTGGGGCAGTCAGGGCACTTATGACTGCACGTCAAAGCGCGTGGGGTCGGCCTATGTGCGCACCGATTTTGGCTCCAGCCTGATCAATGGCCTGACGATTCACAGCGTCTATATGGCCTATGGCGGCACCTCATGGGGCTGGCTGCCCGCCAGCGTCGTCTATTCGTCGTATGATTATGGCGCAGGCATTGACGAGGCGCGCAATATCCGCCCCAAACAACTGACCTTCAAGCAACTGGGCCAGTTCGTTGAGGCCGCCACGCCGCTTCTGACCGATCTCGACAAGGGGCCCGTGCTGATCACCGACAATCCGCGTGTGAAGCTTTATCACGACATCGGCGCAAACGGCGAAGGCGACCTGATCTTCGCCATCCATGACCCGTCTAACGCGACGACTGACGATAGGTTCAGCTTCAACCTGACAACCAGAGACGGCACCTTCCCTATCCAGACCCAGTTGAAGGGTCAGGATGGCAAGCTGCTGCTGGCCGATTATCCGCTGGCCCGTCAGCATCTCGTCTATACCACCTCGGACACCCAGACCTTTTTCGCCCAAGGCCCGCGTGACATAGCGCTTTTATATGGCCGCGCCGGAGAGGCGGGCGAGATGATGCTTCACTATAACAAAAAGCCAAAACTTGATATTTTACAAGGCTATATTAAATCTTCTTATGATACCACATCCGGTAATCTGAAGCTCGACTACGTCCATCAGGGCCTCAATATCGCACGCATCGAAATGCTCGGTCAGCCGCCGCTCATCCTCCTGCTGGCCGATGATGCCACGGCGCAAGCCTTCTGGCGGCAGGACACGCCGCAGGGGCCGGTGCTGGAGCGCACGGTGGAAAAGGGCTCTGGTGCCCTGATCCGCGAAGCCAGCCTCAAGGGCGCGACACTGACCCTGACCGGCGACACGGCTGAAGATACGACGCTCGACATCTGGGCACCTGCGGGCGTCACGGCCGTCACCTTCAATGGCCAGCCAGTGGCCGCCAGCCTGCACGCCGATGGCAGCCTCAAGACCGCCGCCATCTCAGGCCCTGCGCCCGTCACCCTGCCCGACCTGATGACGTCGGGCTGGCAGCGCCGGATGGGATCGCCCGAAGCCGATCCGGCCTTTGACGACAGCGCCTGGCGCAAGACCGATGCGAGCTGGTCTTCGGCCACGGAGGCCACCCAGCCGCCCGCCGGTCAGCCTGTGCTGGATATGAGCCAGTATGGTTTCCATCACGGCGATGTCTGGTATCGCGGCCACTTCACGGTCAGCGCCAAATCAACGATTGATCAGGCGAATTTCTTCTATGGCGGCGGCGGGGCCGGCATGATGCAGGTCTGGGTCGATGGGCGCTTTATCGGCCAGAATGAAATCCCGACCGGCAAGGCGCGGCCCGACACGACGGCGCACGCCCATTTCCAACTGCCGCAACTCAGCCCCGGCGATCATGAGATTTCGGTCATGGTGCGCAACCAGTCGCACAATTGGGACTTAGGTGCTAATGACGAGCATAAAGAAGCGCGCGGGCTGATCAGCGCCTCTTTGTCGCGCACCGGCGGGCCGGACTTCGCCGTGCCGATTGCCTGGAAAATTCAGGGCAATAAGGGCGGCGAACATATCGCCGATCTGGTGCGCGGCCCGATGAATAATGGCGGCCTCTATGGCGAGCGCATGGGCTGGTATCTGCCTTTCCAGGCTTCTGGCAAAACCTCCGATAACGGCTGGACGCCTGCGGGCGTGACCGACGCCCCGCCCGCCCCAGGCACCTACTGGCTGCGGGCGCAGGTGCCGCTCGATCTGCCGAAAGACCAAGACGTGCAGTTGGGCTTACAGATCGGCGACCCTGATGTGCCGCAATCAAGCCACGCCAACCGCGCCCTGATCTTCGTCAATGGCTGGCAGATCGGCCATTTCGCCGCTAATATCGGCCCGCAGCATGTCTTCGTCATCCCGATGGGCCTGCTGAAACCCGATGGCGACAACACCATCACCCTTGCCGTCACCTCGGATGGCCAGCCGCAAAACGCGCTCGATCCGGTCAAGCTGGTGATCCTGCGCCATGTGCGCGGCGGTGTACCGCTTGAAACCGTCCCCTCTCCCTCCAGTACGCAACGTTGA
- a CDS encoding glycoside hydrolase family 88 protein: MTNQILTPSHSDRLPLLLRHQTAGLEANRADYQDAIARLIDNLVHIKDETGEFLLRLADGRVIDTKGWHGFEWTQGVGLYGIYKHWELTGDPKAWEIMTQWFEDRFAEGMPSRNINTVAPFLTLAYLFERTGDRRYLPYLDVWGEWVYNDLPRTEEGGFQHIVYNSVNNQQMWDDTLMMSVLPLAKIGLLLNRPHYVEEAKRQFLIHIKYLTDRKTGLWHHGWTFDGRHNFAGALWGRGNSWVTIVIPEFIELLDLPKGDAVRTFLIDALEAQVSALAKVQAPSGLWRTILDDETSYEEAAASAGFAYGILKAVRKGYISKDYEAVGIKGAKAVRQHINAAGELTQVSFGTPVFNSIQEYKDIPLTSMPFGQAMALLAMGEFMYRFI; encoded by the coding sequence ATGACCAACCAGATCCTGACCCCTTCCCATTCCGACCGCCTGCCGCTCTTGCTGCGCCACCAGACAGCGGGCCTTGAGGCCAACCGCGCCGATTATCAGGACGCGATTGCCCGCCTGATCGATAATCTGGTCCATATCAAGGACGAGACGGGCGAATTCCTGCTGCGCCTCGCCGATGGCCGCGTGATCGACACCAAGGGCTGGCACGGCTTTGAATGGACGCAAGGTGTCGGCCTCTATGGCATCTATAAGCATTGGGAACTGACCGGTGATCCCAAGGCGTGGGAGATCATGACCCAGTGGTTCGAGGATCGCTTTGCCGAAGGTATGCCGTCGCGCAATATCAATACAGTGGCCCCTTTTCTGACGCTGGCCTATCTGTTTGAGCGCACGGGCGACCGCCGCTACCTGCCCTATCTCGATGTCTGGGGTGAGTGGGTCTATAATGACCTGCCGCGCACCGAAGAGGGCGGCTTCCAGCACATCGTCTATAATTCGGTCAATAACCAGCAGATGTGGGACGACACGCTGATGATGTCGGTTCTGCCTCTGGCCAAGATCGGCCTGCTGCTGAACCGTCCGCACTATGTCGAGGAGGCCAAGCGGCAATTCCTGATCCATATCAAGTACCTGACCGACCGCAAGACCGGGCTGTGGCATCATGGCTGGACGTTCGACGGGCGGCACAATTTCGCCGGTGCCCTGTGGGGACGCGGCAATTCATGGGTCACCATCGTCATCCCCGAATTTATCGAACTGCTCGATCTGCCGAAGGGCGACGCCGTGCGCACCTTCCTGATCGACGCACTGGAAGCGCAGGTTTCGGCTCTGGCCAAGGTGCAGGCACCGAGCGGCCTGTGGCGCACCATTCTCGACGACGAAACCTCCTACGAAGAAGCCGCCGCCTCGGCGGGTTTTGCCTATGGCATCCTGAAAGCCGTGCGCAAGGGCTATATCTCCAAGGACTATGAGGCCGTCGGCATCAAGGGCGCGAAAGCCGTCCGCCAGCATATCAATGCGGCGGGCGAGCTGACGCAGGTGTCGTTCGGCACGCCGGTGTTCAACTCGATTCAGGAATATAAGGACATTCCGCTGACCTCCATGCCGTTTGGGCAGGCGATGGCGCTGCTGGCGATGGGCGAGTTTATGTATCGGTTTATCTGA
- a CDS encoding CopG family transcriptional regulator: protein MAASTTMTIRVSPAVKEKLGRLAESTRRTQSYLAGEAVSAYVDHELEIIEAIQRGRADVRAGWLVPHDEAMDEVEAVIAAAVSRKA from the coding sequence ATGGCCGCCAGCACCACGATGACGATCCGCGTATCCCCCGCGGTAAAGGAAAAGCTTGGCAGGCTGGCCGAAAGTACAAGGCGCACACAGTCCTATCTCGCGGGTGAAGCGGTCAGCGCCTATGTTGACCACGAGCTTGAAATCATCGAAGCCATTCAGCGCGGACGCGCGGACGTGCGCGCCGGATGGCTTGTGCCCCACGATGAGGCGATGGATGAGGTGGAGGCCGTTATAGCGGCGGCTGTGAGCCGCAAGGCGTGA
- a CDS encoding type II toxin-antitoxin system RelE/ParE family toxin, giving the protein MKRPVQWSRSALDEPKHQIAVIAEDNPFAAGRVHDRIRKTAAALGDMATGRPGRVTGTYEKSVARLPYILAYEITRLATSENVAILHVIHTARDWPDEQWPE; this is encoded by the coding sequence GTGAAGCGGCCTGTTCAATGGTCGCGTTCGGCCCTTGATGAACCGAAACACCAGATCGCGGTCATCGCTGAAGATAATCCGTTCGCAGCGGGGCGTGTGCATGATCGCATCCGCAAAACAGCGGCGGCCCTGGGCGACATGGCCACCGGCAGGCCGGGGCGCGTCACAGGCACCTATGAGAAATCCGTCGCGCGCCTGCCCTATATTCTCGCCTATGAAATCACCCGGCTGGCCACTTCGGAAAACGTGGCGATTCTGCATGTGATTCACACGGCCCGCGACTGGCCTGATGAGCAGTGGCCGGAGTAA
- a CDS encoding type II toxin-antitoxin system RelE/ParE family toxin: MYRVVYAPRALRQLSEIEDYIAGEASAQTAEKFVSSITAFCDSLMTFPQRGTLREDLGREVRILGYRRRFAIVTKMDGATLVIIGVFYGGQDVEKAFRADDESAN, translated from the coding sequence ATGTATCGGGTCGTCTATGCGCCGCGCGCCCTGCGCCAGTTAAGCGAAATCGAAGATTATATTGCTGGCGAAGCTTCGGCGCAGACGGCTGAAAAATTTGTTTCCAGCATCACCGCGTTTTGCGATTCCCTGATGACATTTCCGCAGCGAGGCACTCTGCGCGAAGACCTTGGCCGTGAGGTTCGCATTCTCGGTTATCGCCGTCGCTTTGCCATCGTCACCAAGATGGATGGAGCAACCCTCGTGATCATCGGTGTCTTTTACGGCGGACAAGATGTTGAAAAGGCGTTTCGTGCCGATGATGAGAGCGCCAATTGA
- a CDS encoding type II toxin-antitoxin system ParD family antitoxin: MRSTQQFSITVPNEMADMIRAKVRSGEYASESEVVRDGLRSLLARDRAMEKWIQDEVIPALDAYEANPDKVYTPDEVRAHLAERREARARQA, translated from the coding sequence ATGCGCAGTACCCAGCAATTCAGCATCACCGTGCCCAATGAGATGGCCGACATGATCCGCGCCAAGGTGCGTTCGGGTGAATATGCCAGCGAAAGCGAGGTCGTCCGCGATGGTCTGCGCAGTCTGCTGGCGCGCGACCGGGCGATGGAAAAATGGATACAGGACGAGGTGATTCCGGCGCTCGATGCCTATGAAGCCAATCCTGACAAGGTTTATACGCCGGATGAGGTGCGTGCCCATCTGGCGGAACGTCGTGAGGCGCGGGCGCGGCAGGCGTGA
- a CDS encoding glycosyl hydrolase family 28-related protein: MTRRIDPRDFGAKGDGRTVDTEAIRGAIAVAEAGDIVSLSKGHYLSFTIGLKSHLHLELQDGCVLEAADPARHGGTYEAAEANPFDLWQDFGHSHWRNSLIHAIDVENVTISGAGMIDGRGLTREGPGSRWRKQAGEFPESMRGMSAAELAVLSPDMSAMEGLGNKAIALCRSRCVTLRDFTIVNGGHFALLATGVDDLRLENLLIDTNRDGIDIDGCRRVTVRGCRVNTPNDDAIVLKSSFALGERLPCEDVLIAHCAVSGFDPGTLLDGTKGRTQAFSPDRDRVTGRIKIGTESSGDFRRIKINHCTFERSRGLALETVDGGVIEDVEASHLTLHDVTTAPIFLRLGARLRAPEGATPGAIRRVVIRDVAATDILPDYSALIMGLPDHPIEDVTLERVRLSYRGGGTTEDAARTPSELADAYPEPSMFGRTPAYGLCARHVRGLKLDAVEMSAVTPDARPQTVFEDVTLAE, from the coding sequence GTGACACGGCGGATCGATCCGCGTGATTTTGGCGCGAAAGGCGATGGCCGGACGGTGGATACCGAGGCCATCCGCGGCGCAATTGCGGTTGCCGAAGCGGGCGATATTGTCTCGCTCTCGAAAGGCCATTATCTCAGCTTTACCATAGGCTTAAAAAGCCATCTTCATCTTGAACTTCAGGATGGCTGCGTGCTGGAAGCCGCCGATCCGGCGCGCCACGGCGGCACCTATGAGGCCGCCGAAGCCAATCCCTTCGATCTCTGGCAGGATTTCGGCCACAGCCACTGGCGCAACAGCCTGATCCACGCCATCGACGTTGAGAACGTCACCATTTCGGGCGCGGGCATGATCGACGGGCGCGGCCTGACCCGCGAAGGGCCGGGATCGCGCTGGCGCAAACAGGCCGGCGAATTTCCCGAAAGTATGCGCGGCATGTCGGCGGCGGAACTGGCTGTCCTGTCGCCCGATATGTCGGCGATGGAGGGCCTTGGCAATAAGGCGATTGCGCTGTGCCGGTCGCGCTGCGTGACGCTGCGTGACTTCACCATCGTCAATGGTGGACATTTCGCCCTTCTGGCTACCGGCGTCGACGATCTGCGCCTGGAGAACCTGCTGATCGACACCAACCGCGACGGCATCGACATTGATGGCTGCCGCAGGGTGACCGTGCGCGGCTGCCGCGTCAATACGCCCAATGACGACGCCATTGTGCTGAAATCGAGCTTTGCGCTGGGTGAGCGCCTGCCGTGCGAGGACGTGCTGATCGCGCATTGCGCCGTCAGCGGCTTCGATCCGGGCACCTTGCTCGACGGCACAAAGGGCCGCACGCAGGCCTTTTCGCCCGACCGCGACCGGGTGACGGGCCGCATCAAGATCGGCACCGAATCGAGCGGCGATTTCCGCCGCATCAAAATCAATCATTGCACGTTTGAGCGCTCACGCGGTCTGGCGCTGGAAACGGTCGATGGCGGTGTGATCGAGGATGTTGAGGCGAGCCACCTTACCCTGCATGATGTGACGACCGCGCCGATCTTCCTGCGGCTGGGCGCTCGCCTGCGCGCCCCGGAAGGCGCGACACCTGGGGCGATCCGCCGCGTGGTGATCCGCGATGTGGCGGCCACCGACATCTTGCCCGATTACAGCGCCCTGATCATGGGCCTTCCCGACCATCCGATTGAAGATGTGACGCTGGAGCGGGTGAGGCTCAGCTATCGCGGCGGCGGCACGACAGAGGATGCGGCGCGAACCCCGTCTGAACTGGCGGACGCCTATCCCGAACCCTCGATGTTTGGCCGCACGCCAGCCTATGGCCTGTGCGCGCGCCATGTCAGGGGCTTAAAACTCGATGCGGTGGAAATGAGCGCCGTCACGCCTGATGCCCGCCCGCAAACCGTGTTTGAGGATGTAACGCTGGCGGAATAG
- the lldD gene encoding FMN-dependent L-lactate dehydrogenase LldD, translating into MIISSPTDYRKAAKAKLPPFLFDYLDGGSGAETTLRANVSDLNQVALKQRVLKGSETLDLSTEFFGVKHDLPICLAPVGLTGMYARRGEVQAAKAAASRNIPFIQSTVSVCSLKEVASQSPKPIWFQLYVLKDRGFMGDVLQRAKALGASTLVFTVDMPVPGSRYRDAHSGMSGPNAPLRRIWQAMTHPSWAFDVGLMGTPHDLGNVSAYLGKATGLEDYIGWLGANFDPGISWQDLEWIRDAWNGPMVIKGILDPQDAKDAKTFGADGLVVSNHGGRQLDGALSSARALAGIADAVKGEMTIFADGGIRTGLDVMRMLALGADGVLIGRAFVYALATAGEAGVRHLLALLEKDMRTAMVLTGCKSIKDIGPDILA; encoded by the coding sequence ATGATTATCTCCTCGCCCACCGATTACCGCAAGGCGGCCAAGGCCAAGCTGCCGCCGTTTCTGTTTGACTATCTCGATGGCGGTTCGGGGGCGGAAACCACCTTACGCGCCAATGTGTCCGATCTCAATCAGGTGGCGCTGAAGCAGCGCGTGCTGAAGGGCTCCGAAACGCTCGATCTGTCCACCGAATTTTTCGGCGTGAAACACGACCTGCCCATTTGTCTCGCCCCCGTGGGGCTGACCGGCATGTATGCGCGGCGCGGCGAGGTGCAGGCGGCGAAAGCGGCGGCCTCGCGCAACATCCCCTTCATCCAGTCCACCGTCTCAGTCTGTTCGCTGAAGGAAGTGGCCAGCCAAAGCCCCAAGCCGATCTGGTTTCAGCTCTATGTGCTGAAGGATCGCGGCTTTATGGGCGATGTGCTGCAAAGGGCGAAGGCGCTGGGGGCCAGCACGCTGGTCTTCACCGTCGATATGCCGGTGCCCGGTTCGCGCTACCGCGACGCCCATTCCGGCATGAGCGGCCCGAACGCGCCTCTGCGCCGTATCTGGCAGGCCATGACCCATCCGTCATGGGCGTTCGATGTCGGGTTGATGGGCACGCCGCATGATCTCGGCAATGTGTCGGCCTATCTCGGCAAGGCCACCGGTCTGGAAGACTATATCGGCTGGCTGGGGGCCAATTTCGACCCCGGCATTTCGTGGCAGGATCTGGAATGGATCCGCGACGCCTGGAACGGCCCGATGGTCATCAAGGGCATTCTCGATCCACAGGACGCCAAGGACGCCAAAACCTTCGGGGCCGATGGTCTGGTCGTGTCCAATCACGGCGGACGGCAACTCGACGGTGCTCTGTCGTCGGCGCGCGCCCTGGCCGGAATCGCAGACGCCGTGAAGGGCGAGATGACGATCTTTGCCGATGGCGGCATTCGCACCGGACTGGATGTGATGCGGATGCTGGCCCTGGGTGCCGATGGCGTGCTGATCGGGCGGGCCTTTGTCTATGCGCTGGCGACCGCAGGTGAGGCGGGGGTGCGCCATCTGCTGGCCCTGCTGGAAAAAGATATGCGCACGGCGATGGTATTGACGGGCTGCAAGTCGATCAAAGACATCGGCCCGGACATTCTGGCGTGA